DNA from Mucilaginibacter mallensis:
GTTTTCAAAACACTGGCTGTGTTGTGAACTTAGCATACCCGCGTTACCTGTTGGGCCGCGGAATACGATTGGCACTGAGAACTGGCCACCACTCATTGACATGATCTTGGCTGCGCCGTTTATGATCTGATCAATAGCTACCAGTGAAAAGTTAAATGTCATGAATTCGATAATAGGGCGCAAGCCGTTCATGGCCGAGCCTATGCCTATACCGGCAAAACCTAATTCAGAGATAGGGGTATCAATAACGCGTTTAGCGCCAAATTCATCAAGCATACCCTGGCTTACTTTATAGGCACCGTTATATTCAGCAACCTCTTCACCCATTAAGTATATATTTTCATCCTTGCGCATTTCTTCGTTCATTGCTTCACGAAGTGCTTCCCTGAATTGTATTTCTCTCATCTTATTAAAAAAATTCTTTTTTTCGGCTGCAAATATATGCAATGAAGTGTTAAAAACAATTAGTGGCTGTGCGTATTGGTTTTTTTTATTTTCGGATGGCAATACCCACTAAAAAAAACAGGAAACTGTAAAATATTGGATATAAAACTTTCTTTAATGCATAATTGTGCTGCTCAATGCCAACAAGATTGCAGTAATTTATACTTTAGCAGTAAATCTATCCCATTTGAATAACGATCTACCCAAAAAAATATGGTTCCTGTGGTTGCAGGGGCTAGATAATGCTCCGGTTGAGGTTAAAGAATGCTACAAATCGTGGGTGAAGCATAATCCTGACTGGGAGGTGGTATTTTTAGATGAAAGCAATATTACTGAACATATAACTTTACCTGCATTGCCGGTAGCAAAATACGTGATCTCCGAAATACTAAGGATAAACCTACTGGCAAAACATGGAGGCGTTTGGGTTGATGCCACCTGTTTTTGTACAAAACCGCTTGATGAGTGGTTGCCCGCCTATATGGATGCCGGCTTTTTCGCCTTTAACAGGCCAGGGCCCGACAGGATGCTATCCAGCTGGTTCCTGGCATCAAATAAATACAATTACATTACTACTGCCTATCAAAACAGGGTAAACAAATTCTGGAGCGAAAACACCGGGATACAGCTTATTGACGGTACTCGATGGAACTTCCTGTACAACAAGCTGCAAAAACAAAACCCGCAGCTATGGTTCAACAGTCTTTTTACCAAAATATTAAAGGTGCACCCCTATTTCTGGTTCCATTATACGTTTGAATATATTTATCTGAGGGATGCCAATTTCCGGGAGTTATGGGATTCCGTTCCCAAATTCAGCGCAGATATCCCCCACCGTTTGTTATTCGCCGGGCTTTTTAAACCTGTAACCGAAGAGTTGAAACAGGAAATCGACCAAAAAACATCACCGGTTTATAAACTTACCTGGAAGTATGAGGCAAAAGAGTACCAACCGGGAACGGTGATGTATTATTTGTTTAATGGTGAGGGCTAAAACTGATATCTTACAAAACTTACGAAGTTTTAAAAAACTTCGTAAGTTTCATTCTGGCTGATTATCCTATCCCAACCAATCTCTAATTACTAAAACTACCGCTCACCCTTCATTTTCGAGGCGATCTCCAGCGCTTTATAGGCATTTACTATGCCTCCTGATTTACAGAGCGTAGTAAAATCAACCAGTTGTTTGGTGCCTGGTTTATATACCATGGTACCTTTTAATGGTGTGGCCGATTGCATAATAACCTGCTTTAACTGTGCCGCGCTTAGTTTTGGATAATACTCCAATACCAAAGCCGCAATACCGGTAACTATGGGTGATGCAAAACTGGTACCGTCGGCAGTATTAAATTCCGCGTCGGTATCTATTGAGGTTACTTTAACACCGGGGGCAAAAACATCAACATTCTTGAACCCGTAATTACTGAAATTACTGGCAAGTGAGGTATCTGC
Protein-coding regions in this window:
- a CDS encoding capsular polysaccharide synthesis protein, encoding MNNDLPKKIWFLWLQGLDNAPVEVKECYKSWVKHNPDWEVVFLDESNITEHITLPALPVAKYVISEILRINLLAKHGGVWVDATCFCTKPLDEWLPAYMDAGFFAFNRPGPDRMLSSWFLASNKYNYITTAYQNRVNKFWSENTGIQLIDGTRWNFLYNKLQKQNPQLWFNSLFTKILKVHPYFWFHYTFEYIYLRDANFRELWDSVPKFSADIPHRLLFAGLFKPVTEELKQEIDQKTSPVYKLTWKYEAKEYQPGTVMYYLFNGEG